One Pseudorhodoplanes sinuspersici DNA segment encodes these proteins:
- a CDS encoding glutathione S-transferase family protein — translation MAQATLSISSRNYGSWSLRGWLLCKFSGIDFEPVMVDSDDPSVRAELLLLSPSFLVPCLTHDGVRVWDTLAIGGYLNELSPDAGLLPRERVARAHCRSVSGEMHSGFSNLRSALPMNLKAHYPGFKIWAGAQADIDRIAAIWNECLSAYGGPYLFGAVPSMADAMYAPVCARFTTYDVPLDPACDAYRKTIMAMPLMQEWIEAAKTEPDEVEELDVEF, via the coding sequence ATGGCGCAAGCCACATTATCCATCAGCAGCCGCAATTACGGCTCCTGGTCGTTGCGGGGTTGGTTGCTTTGCAAGTTTTCCGGCATCGATTTCGAGCCGGTCATGGTTGACAGCGACGATCCCTCGGTCCGTGCCGAGCTGCTGCTCCTCTCGCCGTCTTTTCTCGTCCCCTGCCTGACCCATGACGGGGTGCGGGTGTGGGACACGCTCGCCATCGGCGGCTATCTCAACGAGCTCAGCCCCGATGCCGGCCTGCTGCCGCGCGAGCGGGTGGCGCGGGCGCATTGCCGCTCGGTATCAGGCGAGATGCATTCCGGCTTTTCGAACTTGCGCTCGGCGTTGCCGATGAATCTCAAGGCGCATTATCCGGGCTTCAAGATCTGGGCCGGTGCGCAAGCCGACATCGACCGCATCGCTGCGATCTGGAACGAATGCCTCTCCGCTTACGGCGGCCCCTATCTGTTCGGAGCCGTGCCCAGCATGGCGGACGCGATGTATGCGCCCGTCTGTGCCCGCTTCACCACTTACGACGTGCCGCTCGATCCGGCTTGCGACGCCTATCGCAAGACGATCATGGCGATGCCGCTGATGCAGGAATGGATCGAAGCGGCGAAGACAGAACCCGACGAGGTGGAAGAGCTCG
- a CDS encoding polyhydroxyalkanoate depolymerase, which produces MLYQAYQASSDFSLPARALAGFALTAHNALPGLSSPVMRNLTAAYELISRARLTHTRPDYGIRSVMVGNREVEVIEEPARVTPFGTLLRFRKDIDTEQPRVLIVAPLSGHFATLLRGTVRTMLPEHDVYITDWHNARDVPLSAGRFGFDDYVTHLIDFLEVIGPGAHIVAVCQPCVAALVAAAVMAQDGHPAQPRSMTLMAGPIDTRVNPTKVNELAKSKPISWFEKNLIARVPFRYDGAFRKVYPGFVQLTAFMSMNLDRHTKAHRELYANLARGEIEKAKITKDFYDEYFAVLDLAAEFYLETVRIVFQEHKLPLGELEYDGRPVDPSAIRKTMLLTVEGERDDICAVGQTLAAHDLCSTLRPYRKRHHMQPGVGHYGVFSGKKWEGQIYPLVKNLILAAE; this is translated from the coding sequence ATGTTGTATCAGGCCTATCAGGCGAGCTCAGATTTTTCACTTCCGGCTCGCGCCCTCGCAGGTTTTGCGCTGACCGCCCATAATGCTCTCCCCGGCCTGTCCAGCCCGGTTATGCGCAATCTCACGGCGGCCTATGAGCTCATTTCCCGCGCGCGGCTGACCCACACCCGTCCGGATTACGGCATCCGCAGCGTCATGGTCGGCAATCGCGAGGTCGAGGTGATCGAGGAGCCGGCGCGGGTCACGCCATTTGGCACCCTGCTGCGGTTTCGCAAGGACATCGACACCGAACAGCCCCGCGTCCTGATCGTCGCGCCGCTGTCCGGCCATTTCGCGACGCTGTTGCGCGGTACGGTGCGCACCATGCTGCCCGAACATGACGTTTATATCACCGATTGGCACAATGCGCGTGACGTGCCGCTCTCGGCGGGCCGTTTCGGCTTCGACGATTATGTCACGCATCTGATCGATTTCTTGGAGGTGATCGGGCCGGGTGCGCATATCGTGGCGGTGTGTCAGCCTTGTGTTGCGGCGCTGGTTGCCGCGGCGGTGATGGCACAGGACGGTCATCCGGCGCAGCCGCGATCGATGACGCTGATGGCGGGTCCGATCGATACGCGCGTCAATCCGACCAAGGTCAACGAACTAGCCAAGAGCAAGCCGATTTCCTGGTTCGAGAAGAACCTGATCGCGCGTGTGCCGTTCCGCTATGATGGTGCCTTCCGGAAGGTCTATCCCGGTTTCGTGCAGCTCACCGCTTTCATGAGCATGAATCTCGATCGCCACACCAAGGCGCATCGCGAGCTTTATGCAAATCTTGCGAGAGGCGAGATCGAGAAGGCGAAGATCACCAAGGATTTCTACGACGAATATTTCGCCGTACTCGATCTCGCCGCCGAGTTCTATCTCGAGACGGTGCGAATCGTCTTCCAGGAGCACAAGCTGCCGCTGGGCGAACTGGAATATGACGGGCGCCCGGTGGATCCTTCAGCCATCAGAAAGACCATGCTGCTGACGGTCGAAGGTGAGCGGGACGATATCTGCGCTGTCGGGCAGACGCTCGCTGCGCATGATCTCTGCTCAACGCTGCGGCCCTATCGCAAACGCCATCACATGCAGCCGGGCGTCGGCCATTATGGCGTGTTCAGCGGCAAGAAATGGGAAGGTCAGATCTATCCGCTGGTGAAGAATCTGATTCTCGCCGCCGAATAA